TTGTACATACATCTATAGAGTTTTAGGTGTAACTATATCTATGTATGTGTCTGTAttttacgtttgggactgcattgttagcagcgacacctagctgcagttcaaAGTAAACTTCTATATCTGTCGAATGTATGAGCtcttacttaaaaaaaaaagatccccctccccatgacctggaggtcaaggaatTGTGCAGGTTGGTAAAGCtgtttgctgtacatttgtcacactATTTAGGTTGGTAAATCTGTAAGTGGGTACGCTGTAAATTTGTCACACTTGTggatttagtttgtttcttatttctttGGTATATGAAAAGTAGAAATATGAAATTTTCCTCCCTGCAAAGTAGTTTGAGTGATAACacttatgtctttttttctccTCTGTGGGTTCTTATATAGTAGGTTTAAGACATTTGAGGTGACTTGTTCCCACACACTCCTCAAGTCTAGGTCTGTTTACTGTGCTTTCTCACATGTCGGTTTAAGGAGGATTTATTTGTAACAGCATAGTCACTCTGGTCACACTTGTGGCGTTTTTCTCCATAGTGTATGGGTTTTCATGTGATTGGATAAGGTAGCTCTTTGAGccgctctgtacccacactccccacacatgtagggtttctcaccggaatGTCTTGTTTGATGGTCGATCAGATGATGTTTCACTGCTGCcgaatagtcgcactgatcgcacttgtagggtttttctcctgtgtgagttctgaTGTGTTGGGCTAAGGTGGGCTTTCTATCcgacctgtacccacactcgtcacacatgtagggtttctcaccggtgtgttttcttttatgtttgACCAACCATGATTggtctgcagcagaatagtcacactggtcacacttgtagggtttttctcctgtgtgggttctcatgtgtttggacAAGTCAGACatttgagctgccctgtacccacattcgccacacatgtagggtttctcaccagtatgtgtTCTTAGATGTCGGTCCAAATTGGATTTCCGTGCTGCaaaatagtcacactggtcacacttgtaagatttctctcctgtgtgggttctcatgtgtttggatAAGAGAGATTTTAGagatgtcctgtacccacactccccacacatgtagggtttctcaccactgtgttttctTAGGTGTCGATCCAAGTGGGgtttttgtgctgcagaatagtcacactgatcacacttgtaaggtttccctcctgtgtgggttctcatgtgtctggataaGTAAGACTTTTGagatgtcctgtacccacactccccacacatgtagggtttctcaccactgtgtatTTGTAGATGTTTATCCAAAGACGacttccgtgcagcagaatagtcacactgatcacacttgtagggtttttctcctgtatgggtcctagtatgttgggataagttagactttctttctgtcctgtacccacactccccacagaTGTAAGGTTTCTTACCCGTGTGTTTAACCACATGCCTTCCCGTATagcctctgctctcctgtacctgtgaggtttatgtgttgtcaggttggggaaagttcacatcacacgtttcctgctgcaggcccatgtctgttgtctgggtctccttgctgtcactctccttcccagggtgttctgtacagtccatctccttcccaggatgcccaGCACCCAGTTCTGCAGAAGAAAGCTCACAGCTGAACTCTTCCATTTCCGTTTTTACACCGCAAGTTTCGTCGTTTGGAACGTCCCTTTCCTTGTCCTGCTGCCGACCCGTGTCTGTTTtctgctcccaactgttgtaagtcCCGTCCCAAGGATGTTCGGTTGGTTGGCTTGAGCCAAAGTAGTCGTATGTTTCCTGGTCCTCACTATACGTTTCCTGCCGcagcacgttctcttgtccatcctgCTGCCATCCAGCGTCTCCTgtcggctcctctttgatgtgcgtctcgttcgcagttagttccgcatgaagctctttaaCGGAAGGCACAAATGAGAACTCCGCCATCTCTAAaatgattattaaaaaaaaacaagtatgagaaaaacataatttttattGATTATGTTACAAAGCAGAAAAAGGCGCAAACTTTGCATAAGAAAGTCTTCTGTGGAATTTCTTTTACCCGTTTTAGTTCCTCAATTGTTTTTTCAGTAAAAAGATTTGGATATGTATTAATTAGGCGATACAACATCTGAACAACatagtatttcttttttttaacacaGGCACGAATTGACTCATAGTAAAAACAGAATACATACAAGAgaccaatacaaacaaacagaaacataaCAATCTATATATACATGCGCCTCCAGAGGTTTTTGACATTATCGTTGTGCCAGAATGAATATGAAGCACAGACAGTGCAATGGTGTTAGAAGAGTGGACACGCAAATATATAACATAGCACTGTTTACACCATCTGGCATCAGTCAGGTGCAAAACACATTTCACTGACACTGTAGCTTCTTGGTAACTTCCATGCCTTTCGGCATAGTGGTTTACGTTGCAGTGTTTGCACTGGAATGGAATGCACTACCGCAACACCTTATATATATAGAAGCTAAGACCACATATAGCTTCAAAGCTGGGGTAGCCaagtactatatatatatggttaCCCCGGCTTCACCCAGCTGTAAGGGTAGGAGCCTATACCTAGTGTGGCAATGTACAGTATCACGTTGTTCGTTTATTTATGCAcaactttttgttgttgctgttgttgacggcttgcaccaccaccaccggccaCACATGGGTTAGGCCTCTGAGTATGTCCTAGACATCATACCCCAAGCGGGGTTTTGTCTAGTATTGCGTAGTTAAGTAGAAGTTTGTGGTCTGGTTTGTTGTCTTCTtccttacatttgtatatatgataccttacactagttacaggGTTTTCTTTTTCACTGTGAGCTCAAGGAAAAGTTTCGTTTTATGATGCGCGAATATAACCGTCTTCATTTCGTCTGTCATTTTGTTATCAGATACAACAATTTCCCTCATTTGTGACAGTATATTTGTGCAAATCGATGTGACATCTCACACGTTACtttgaatgcccccctccccatcaactACCGATCGAAAACACACCTCTAATTCTAGTTCGCCGCTAAACAGGCACCGATCAGTAAGCATTAACGGCAACCAAATGTCTTACCTGAAGGTCTACGGTAGTAAGAGGTCTCCAAGACTCCTACAAATCGGTAAAAATCGCGTCAGTTTGgaggatatgaaaaaaagacgagacacaaaccaaaacaaaatggcggacgtcagGTAAAGGTGAGAGGTGACAAACCTGATACACTACGGGTCAAAGCAAAGATCGCCGCATAGCGCTTTACTCTCCTGAttttgaactaagcaaaaataACACTATAAATGAAATAGTAGTGGTTATAATTCAAGTATTTTATGAAAAAGGACTCCAGAAAGACTAGTGGATGTATTtcaacactaatggagatctcctagtaaagaaaacaaacggTCTACCTCAAATTCTACGCCTCAGATTTTATCAGGttctagcaaggaggttaaaaatcattgGGCCAAGCAAGGTGGAATCCGATATGCCCAGGACTTCTTCCTCAATTCATGTTTATATCTTGAAACACTGCTGCCACAAGGACTTTGATTCAAATCAACACCTTATATTACATTTCGTCCGGaaattatgttatttttgttaCAATTACGCCATAGTAGGAAATGTCTACATTTCTTAAGCAGCGAAGGCAAGGGAATCAGAATTGTCAGACGGTATAAACCAACACCAATGCAAATTACTACCTTTGCTGATACTTACTTTATTTTGAATTAAAGCTTTACCAAAATTATGCcaagttttcaaacatgtcaGTATCATCTATATTGCTATAAGCTTAAAGAATACGAATACAAAACATAAGTACATCTATAGTGCGTATAATTGGCATCGTTCTATAAAATATAGTCTAAAAATAGTGTAAAAAGTAAATATATCAATGTTATAAATGTTCCAGTTTTCAAATTATCACCGACATGCGTAAATTggagaaagaaacaaatatcgTATCGAAACAGTCCGATTCTAAAACCCACATCTATCTGTATGTCTTTACAGTGCTATTTAAAAATGGGGGTTTTCTTACATAATGTCACAAGCAAATAAGTGGTCAACTTTAACACAAAAGAAACGTGCATAACTATGCTTGTGGCCCTAGGCACTTAACCTATTTAACGTACAAAATCTATATCTATAAAATTCTATATCTGTATGTCTTAACAGTGCTATTCAAAGGGGAGGGGGTTTCTTACATAATGTCACAAGCAAATAAGTGgtcaattttaacacaaaagaaAAGTGCATCTTTATCTGTAACTATGCTTATGGCCCTAGGCACTTAAACTATCTAACGTAcaaaatctatatctatatagtaTGAGGTAAAATTGAAGAGTAATATTAAAAAGAGTAAGTTAATGCCAAAGTACTGAAACTATGTGTACAAAACCTACATCGGTCCGGTCCGGCACATAAGCTACAATCCTCACAAGCTCACTGGGACATGTCTGCCTCTCATGTACAATTCCTTACCACAGagtaggccgatttgagctttcatgaataaacaaagtttcaaacaaaaaagaagtcagTCTCAGTCCCAGGtacagataaaaacaaaaattcacATTCCATTCAGGGTCTTCCACACTACAGCTTTTCACGTTTCAAGAGGACAATGTTGCCTGCTCTACATTTGTCGCCAATATGAGCTCTTTCATTCCAAAAAGATCCTACTGACTACCCcaagctgcccccctcccaacccaTGACCCTGTCAAGGAACTATGTAGGTAAAGCTGTTTGCTATATTATAAAAGATTAAGCTGGCtgtctctcccccccccccccatgatcTGGAGGCAAATGGACTATGTACTGTTTGCTGTACAATTGTCACACTTGTGGATTTAGTTTCTTTCGTACGTCTTCTGAAAAGTAGATAAGGATGAGATGTCCTAGATGCCAGTAACACTAAATAcatagttgtacatgtatttcttccTCATATATGCTTGGCTAGTTCGACATttgagttgccctgtacccGCACACTCCGCACATCTAGGTCCTTttaccggtgtgttttcttacatgtcagttaaaggaggatttttttgcagcagaatagtcacactggtcacatttgtagcgcTTTTGTcttgtatgagttctcatatgtttggataagttaGACTTTATTGTTGTTatgtacccgcactctccacacatttctcaccactgtgtttcattagatgttggtccaacatgcctttctgtgcagtagaatagtcacactggtcacacttgtagggtttatcaccagtgtgggttctcatatgtaccaTTAAGTGTGACTTTCGAGCCGCtctgtgcccacactccccacacatgtagggtttctctccagtgtgttttgctagatgggAGTGTAAATGCtgtttttgtgcagcagaatagtcacactggtcacacttgtagggtttctctcctgtatgggttctcatatgtttggataaatcAAAGTTcctagctgtcctgtacccacattcttcacacatgtagggtttatcaccagtgtgtttggctaaatgttggtccaaactggatttaactgcagcagaatagtcacactggtcacacttgtagggtttttctcctgtgtgggttctcatatgtcgggataaatgagactttgTAGTTGTACTGTGCCCGCACTcttcacacgtgtagggtttctcaccagtgtgggttGCTACATGGGCGTCCAAGGTatctttctgtgcagcagaatagtcacactggtcgcacttgtagggtttctctcccgtgtgtgttctcatatgtcgggacaaATTAGTCTTcaaagctgtcctgtacccacactccccacacatgtagggtttctcaccagtgtgttttaaTAGATGTAGGTCCAGGTGATTTTTCTGTggtgcagaatagtcacattggtagcacttgtaaggtttttcccctgtatgggttctcatatgtttggataagtcagactttcgagctgttctgtatccacattccccacacatgtagggtttctcaccggtgtgttttactaCATGTTTGTCCAAATCACATTTCTGtccagcagaatagtcacactggtcacacttgtacggcctttcccctgtgtgggttctcacaTGTGCCGACAATATAGACTTTCGAGTTGTTCTAaaaccacactccccacacatgtagggtttctcacccgtgtgctTTTTTTGATGATTGGTCAATGTGGTGTtgtctgctgcagaatagtcacactgatcacacttgtatggtttctctcctgtatgggttcttatatgtttggataagtcagacttgtaagctgtcctgtacccacactccccacacatgtagcgtttctcgccggtgtgttttcttaggtGTCTGTCCAAGTGGGATTTGAGTGctacagaatagtcacactggtcacacttgtaggattTCTCatcggtgtgttttgctgctatatgaTTGTCTAGATTGCATTtcactgctgcagaatagtcacaccggtcacacttgtaggggttttcccctgtgtgggttctcatgtgccgggataaggtagacctgtcagccgtcctgtacccacactccccacacatgaagggtttctcaccactgtgttttgctactgtatggttgtccaaagtggatttccgtgcggcagaatagtcacactggtcacatttgtagggtttctctcctgtatgggttctcatgtgtcgagaTAAGCATCCTTTAtaagttgtcctgtacccacactccccacacatgtagggtttctcacccatgtgtttaaccacatgcctttccatattgcctctgctctcctgtacctgtgaggttgatgtgttgtcaggttggggaaagttcacatcacacgtttcttgctgcaggcccatgtctgttgtctgggtctccctgctgtcactctccttcccagggtgtctAGTATCGTCCATCTCATTCCCAGGGCGTCCAGGATTTCCAGCACACAAGTTTGCAGTAGAAACCTCACAGCTGGGTTCTTCCGTTTCTGCTCTTACACCGCGCGTTTTGTCCCtttcctcgtcctgctgccgtcccgtgtctgttgtctgctcccaactgttgtaagtctcgtTCCATGGATGTCCGGTTGGTAGAGTTGTGTTGTACCTTTCCTGGTCCTCGATGTACGTTTTCTTgcacagcacgttctcttgtccatcctgttgccatccagtgtctcctgtcggctcctctttgatgtgcgtctAGTTCACAGTTTGTTCCGCATGAAGCCCTTTAATGAGAGGCTCACACGTGGCCATCTCTGaaatgatgataagaaaataaggGTTACAatagtccatttatttcttttgcAAACCAGAAAAGAGTGCGAATTTTGCACAAGTAATTCTTGCACAAGAAATTATTCCAGTTATACAATTTGAATATCTCGATggggtacatatttttattCAGgcactaactgactcaataaaAACAGAATACATAAAGTAACATTGCAACATAGGACTACTTACTAAGGTACAGGGAAACATAATACATATACTACTGGCACCTCCATAGGTTTTGATCATCTTTTTGTGGTAGAATAAACCCGATTAAGCAAAGACTCTACAATGTGTTTAATAGAAGAATTGAcaaataaaaatatacaaagGGTAGTACTGTTAACGCCATCTGGTATCAGGTGGAAACCACAGCGACATTTTTCGTATCATGGCGTTTGCACggccaaataaaccattatcgGGGCACTTCATCTATCATTTCGTGATTTCTGCGCCGTTTGTGACAGTAAATCGGAGGTAGGAGTCGATAACTGGCAACCATTATTAGTTTCATTATTAgacatccatacaatttacttgctgtaacCTCATATATGCACGCAGGTACATAGCTCTGCACAGTTCAGTtccactgcccccctccccaccaaatACTGATCGCAAACACACCTCTAATTCTAATTcaaccgcaacgggtattggccaaaaactgacaaaagcgttatatttgggcaaagttgcttggtatgtcaggtcctggcgtagactcccttgaaataagcctgtttgttctaccgtcagacggccgttgccatggcaacggccactttgggcctttccctatgcttaactatgggacttagtgtgaaagcgcctttggcccgaaacccgcacccccccccccttttctgcggcaactaaccttgaatctaaccctaaatcactcctaacgtaacaacagacacagattgtctccgttttaatgaaaagagcagccagaatagtgaatttgatcagataatgagaccactaaatggcccgttctataagccctgtacggggcctacctagtggcaggtgccaaagtacaaagttgccgaaatctcagcaaccgcttgaaagCGGGGAAAGTTGattggcagaagtttacatctttactagttttgttgtctgaacgaaaaaaaatccaaggtcaagttcgttcaaggtagcagaacacagtattagtgggcgaaccccggggagtatgacgcgggtacataaaatagtacggataaacttgttgaaggagaggtaaaaagccttatttgaggggcagccagttataacctgtgctacgtggtcacggaaggtgtcgactctgagactgcatggtttggattgtgaaatttttctattttgtgtataaatgcgctccattacgcaactgcctttctagcgtgagccggctgcagttctgtgacctccgcagaggggcatttcaaagagggcgtgagaagacgatacgccgacagtatttttttgttttttaatatattgtggcttggaccttcaactcaaacatatccgattttggtattccaaaagtgcaccctactatatttttcattgcgtcgaagctagtcaccttgaggcccttaactatagaaatccccataggccgaaaactgtgttctgctaccttaagcGCTGAACTAGCACCAACCAGGCAGCACTAACGACAACCAAGGGCCTTACCTGTAGGTTTATGGTGGTAAGCGGTCTCCACGACTTCTGG
This is a stretch of genomic DNA from Branchiostoma floridae strain S238N-H82 unplaced genomic scaffold, Bfl_VNyyK Sc7u5tJ_1439, whole genome shotgun sequence. It encodes these proteins:
- the LOC118407643 gene encoding zinc finger protein 525-like isoform X1, yielding MCGECGYRTSQKSYLSRHMRTHTGGKPYKCDQCDYSAAQKPHLDRHLRKHSGEKPYMCGECGYRTSLKSLLSKHMRTHTGEKSYKCDQCDYFAARKSNLDRHLRTHTGEKPYMCGECGYRAAQMSDLSKHMRTHTGEKPYKCDQCDYSAADQSWLVKHKRKHTGEKPYMCDECGYRSDRKPTLAQHIRTHTGEKPYKCDQCDYSAAVKHHLIDHQTRHSGEKPYMCGECGYRAAQRATLSNHMKTHTLWRKTPQV
- the LOC118407643 gene encoding zinc finger protein 525-like isoform X2, yielding MCGECGYRTSQKSYLSRHMRTHTGGKPYKCDQCDYSAAQKPHLDRHLRKHSGEKPYMCGECGYRTSLKSLLSKHMRTHTGEKSYKCDQCDYFAARKSNLDRHLRTHTGEKPYMCGECGYRAAQMSDLSKHMRTHTGEKPYKCDQCDYSAADQSWLVKHKRKHTGEKPYKCDQCDYSAAVKHHLIDHQTRHSGEKPYMCGECGYRAAQRATLSNHMKTHTLWRKTPQV
- the LOC118407667 gene encoding zinc finger protein 239-like; the encoded protein is MEVQQSRGNVGRHVVKHAGEKPYMCGECGYKTARKYHLSLHMNTHTGEKPYKCGECEHRAAQKSDLSRHMRTHTKDRPYKCDQRKHTGEKPYVCGDCGYRTAVKCNLSIHIRTHTGEKPYKCDQCDVSVANKSHLNRHLRKHTADNTTLTNHQKKHTGEKPYMCGECGFRTTRKSILSAHKDTLDAHVATHTGEKPYTCEECGHKCGYRTARNFDLSKHMRTHTGEKPYKCDQCDYSAAQKQHLHSHLAKHTGEKPYMCGECGHRAARKSHLMVHMRTHTGDKPYKCDQCDYSTAQKGMLDQHLMKHSGEKCVESAGT